The sequence CGGAGCGGGCGCGAGACGAGGAGTGGAGGCGCGTAGGACGATGGCACAGCGGACGAAAGAGCAGGTGCTGGAGTACCTCGGCCGGGCCGAGGTGGCGGCCGTGGGGACCTCCAACATGGGGTCGCCGCGCCAACGCATGATGCACTTCGCGGCCGACGACGACTTCGACGTCTACCTGACGAGCATGAAGGGCGACCCGAAGATCGTCCAGTGGCGCAACATCCCCGAGACGGCGCTCCTGGTCCACCAGGGCGACAAGTTCATGGAGATGGAGGAGTGCGAGATCATCGGGCGCGCCGAGATCGTGCCCGACCGCGACCGCCCCAAGGCCGTCGCCCTGCTGCGCGACCGCTCACCGATCGTGGCGCAGATGGAGCAGCAGGGCGCCCTCGACCGGCTCGAGTTCATCCGCGTGCGGCCGTTCACCGTCAAGTACCGCTTCGTGCCCGAGATCCTGCAGGGCCAGGCGCCCACCCTCTTCGACTTCCCCGCGAACCGCGCGCGCACGAGCGCGTGGGACGACCTGATGTCGAAGGCGCGGGCCTACCTCACGGCGCTCAGGCCCCTCTCTCTCACGGCGTCGCTCGTCTCCATCCTGGTGGGCGGCGCGTTGGCGGTGGCCGCCACGGGCACCCTGCGGCCCGGCCTCTTCGTCCTCACCCTCCTGGCCGGGCTCATGGTTCAGGCCGGCACCAACATGATCAACGACTGGAAGGACGCCGAGCGCGACCTGGACAACCGCTCCGCGCTGCGGCCCTTCAGCGGCGGCTCCCGCGTCATCCAGCTTGGGCTCGTCTCGCGCGCCGAGATGGGTTTCTGGGGCCTCGCGCTGAGCCTCGCCGCCGGCCTGATCGGGCTGGCGCTCGTGATCGTCAGCGGCTGGGGCCTCCTGCCGCTCGTCCTGTACGGCGTCGTCGCCGGACTCTTCTATACCAACCAGCAGGGTGGCTTCTCGCTCATCAACGCCGCGCCCGGCATGGGCGAGTTGCTGATCGCCACCACGTACGGCGTCGGCATGGCCCTCGGAACCTACTACGTCCAGACGGGCGCCTACTCGCTCCAGGCGGTCCTCGTGTCGCTGCCGGTCGCGCTGTTCATCACGAACGTGCTCCTCGTCAACTCGTTCGCCGACGCCGAGTCGGACGCCAAGACGGGCAAGCGGACCCTGGTGGTGCGCCTCGGGACGCGGCGCGCCAAGGACGCGCTCATCGGCGGCTTCGCCCTCGCTTACGGCATCATCGCGGCGCTGCCCCTCCTCGGCCACGCACCGTACGCCATCTACTTCGCCTTCTTGTCCCTGCCGTTCGCCGTGCAGGCCATCAGGTACGCCCAGCGCTTCCACGACGCGGGCGCCTTCGACCTCGCCCCCAGCAACGGTCACACCGCGATCGCGCACCTCTTCACCGGCCTGCTGCTCGTCTTCGCGCTGCTGCTCGCGCCTCTCGGCCTGGTCGTGCCGCTCGCCTTCCTCGCCGCCTCGCTGCTCCTCGTCCTCTGGGTGTGGCGTTACATCGAGCGGCAGCGGCGCGTCATGGAGGAGTTCAGGGTGGCCTTCCGCTCGCGCTGAGCGCCGGCCGCCCGCCCGGAGGGCGCCCCAGCCTCCGCGCGCGCCCGGGCCGGGCGCAGGTCGCGCCCAGGTCCCGTCGGGGTCGGGCCGAACGCCGGCGGTCGCAGAAGCGTCCACGACGGCCTTCGCGCGCCTCGCCGGCGCGCCCGTCCCGCCCGCGGTCCCGAACCCGTCCGGGCGCAACGCCCCATGACGCCGGGACGCCGGGCCGTACACCATGCGGCCGGAGGTGCAAGATGAACGGTCGGTCGTACGTATCGGGTGAACGAGTCGAGCACGCCAACAAGCGGCTGGGCAGGGTCGTGGCGGTGGCCTGTCTACTACTGGCCGCGCTCACCGTGGCGCAGGCGCAAGGCAGCGTCAGCGCCGCCTACACGGGCAGCCGGGTGCAGGCGCCGCAGACGGTCGCCGGCCTCGGCTTCAGGTCCGTGGAGCTCAAGAACCACGGCGCCACGAAGGTGACCTTCGACATCTACCGCCTGCTGCCTGGCACCAGCCTGGCAGACTTCTCGG is a genomic window of Trueperaceae bacterium containing:
- a CDS encoding prenyltransferase translates to MAQRTKEQVLEYLGRAEVAAVGTSNMGSPRQRMMHFAADDDFDVYLTSMKGDPKIVQWRNIPETALLVHQGDKFMEMEECEIIGRAEIVPDRDRPKAVALLRDRSPIVAQMEQQGALDRLEFIRVRPFTVKYRFVPEILQGQAPTLFDFPANRARTSAWDDLMSKARAYLTALRPLSLTASLVSILVGGALAVAATGTLRPGLFVLTLLAGLMVQAGTNMINDWKDAERDLDNRSALRPFSGGSRVIQLGLVSRAEMGFWGLALSLAAGLIGLALVIVSGWGLLPLVLYGVVAGLFYTNQQGGFSLINAAPGMGELLIATTYGVGMALGTYYVQTGAYSLQAVLVSLPVALFITNVLLVNSFADAESDAKTGKRTLVVRLGTRRAKDALIGGFALAYGIIAALPLLGHAPYAIYFAFLSLPFAVQAIRYAQRFHDAGAFDLAPSNGHTAIAHLFTGLLLVFALLLAPLGLVVPLAFLAASLLLVLWVWRYIERQRRVMEEFRVAFRSR